Proteins from a single region of Streptomyces spectabilis:
- the alc gene encoding allantoicase, whose amino-acid sequence MAGFTGDARPYGGGEPYADYRTADFPFTQYANLADRQLGAGVIAANDEFFAMRENLLLPGAAEFDPEHFGHKGKVMDGWETRRRRGVSAEHPWPTEDDHDWALVRLGAPGVIHGVVVDTAHFRGNYPQAVSIEGTAVEGAPTPEELLADDVKWTVLVPRTPVGGHAANGFAVDVPQRFTHLRVNQHPDGGIARLRVYGEVVADPDWLTALGTFDVVALENGGRVEDASDRFYSPATHTIQPGRSRKMDDGWETRRRRDQGHDWIRYRLAAQASVRALEIDTAYLKGNSAGWASVSVRDGEDGEWVEVLPRTRLQPDTNHRFVLPRTAVGTHARVDIFPDGGISRLRLFGRLTEEGSTALRTRHRELG is encoded by the coding sequence GTGGCCGGCTTCACCGGCGACGCGCGCCCCTACGGCGGCGGCGAGCCCTACGCCGACTACCGCACCGCCGACTTCCCCTTCACCCAGTACGCCAACCTCGCCGACCGGCAGCTCGGCGCCGGAGTCATCGCCGCCAACGACGAGTTCTTCGCGATGCGCGAGAACCTCCTCCTGCCGGGCGCGGCCGAGTTCGACCCCGAGCACTTCGGCCACAAGGGCAAGGTCATGGACGGCTGGGAGACCCGGCGCCGCCGGGGCGTGTCCGCCGAGCACCCCTGGCCCACCGAGGACGACCACGACTGGGCCCTCGTCCGGCTCGGCGCGCCCGGCGTCATCCACGGCGTCGTCGTCGACACCGCCCACTTCCGGGGCAACTACCCGCAGGCGGTGTCCATCGAGGGCACGGCCGTCGAGGGCGCGCCGACGCCCGAGGAGCTCCTCGCCGACGACGTGAAGTGGACCGTGCTCGTCCCGCGCACCCCCGTCGGGGGCCACGCCGCGAACGGCTTCGCCGTGGACGTGCCGCAGCGCTTCACGCACCTGCGGGTCAACCAGCACCCCGACGGGGGCATAGCCCGTCTGCGCGTGTACGGCGAGGTCGTCGCCGACCCCGACTGGCTCACCGCGCTCGGCACCTTCGACGTCGTCGCCCTGGAGAACGGCGGCCGGGTCGAGGACGCCTCCGACCGCTTCTACTCGCCCGCCACCCACACCATCCAGCCCGGCCGTTCGCGCAAGATGGACGACGGCTGGGAGACGCGGCGGCGGCGCGACCAGGGCCACGACTGGATCCGCTACCGGCTGGCGGCGCAGGCCTCCGTCAGGGCCCTGGAGATCGACACCGCGTATCTCAAGGGGAACTCGGCGGGCTGGGCCTCGGTGTCCGTGCGCGACGGAGAGGACGGCGAGTGGGTGGAGGTGCTGCCCCGCACCCGGCTGCAGCCCGACACGAACCACCGCTTCGTACTGCCCCGGACCGCCGTCGGCACCCACGCGCGCGTGGACATCTTCCCCGACGGCGGCATCTCCCGCCTCCGCCTCTTCGGCCGCCTGACGGAGGAGGGCTCCACGGCCCTCCGAACCCGCCACCGCGAACTGGGCTGA
- a CDS encoding SDR family NAD(P)-dependent oxidoreductase — MSSLSGKTALVTGGSRGIGAAIALRLAQEGADVAITYVRGEDAAREVVAKIEATGRRGFAIRADAADAGDAAGAVERAADDLGGLDILVNNAGAGVIGPLESLSLADVDRVLAVNVRAAFLASQAAAARLPRGGRIVSIGSCMAKLVPGPGGTLYATSKAALIGLTKALARELGERGVTANLVHPGPIDTDMNPADGPYAAGQAADTALGRYGSAAEVASMVAYLVGDEAAYVTGAELSVDGGHAA, encoded by the coding sequence ATGTCTTCTCTCAGCGGCAAGACGGCCCTGGTCACCGGCGGCAGCCGGGGCATCGGCGCGGCGATCGCCCTGCGTCTCGCCCAGGAGGGCGCCGACGTGGCGATCACCTACGTACGGGGCGAGGACGCGGCCCGCGAGGTCGTCGCCAAGATCGAGGCGACGGGGCGGCGCGGCTTCGCGATCCGGGCCGACGCGGCCGACGCCGGGGACGCCGCGGGCGCCGTCGAGCGTGCCGCGGACGACCTGGGGGGCCTCGACATCCTGGTCAACAACGCGGGCGCCGGTGTCATCGGCCCCCTGGAGTCCCTCAGCCTCGCCGACGTCGACCGCGTCCTCGCGGTGAACGTCCGCGCGGCGTTCCTCGCCTCCCAGGCGGCGGCCGCGCGGCTGCCGCGCGGCGGGCGCATCGTGTCCATCGGCAGCTGCATGGCCAAGCTGGTGCCGGGTCCCGGCGGGACGCTGTACGCCACCAGCAAGGCGGCCCTCATCGGCCTCACCAAGGCGCTGGCGCGGGAGCTGGGCGAGCGGGGCGTCACGGCGAACCTGGTGCACCCCGGGCCCATCGATACCGACATGAACCCGGCCGACGGCCCGTACGCCGCGGGCCAGGCCGCCGACACCGCCCTCGGCCGCTACGGCAGCGCCGCGGAGGTGGCCTCGATGGTGGCGTACCTCGTCGGGGACGAGGCGGCGTACGTCACGGGAGCGGAGCTGTCGGTCGACGGCGGCCACGCAGCGTAG
- a CDS encoding dihydrofolate reductase family protein, with product MKITLTQFQTLDGVIQAPGGPDEDTSDGFEHGGWSVPYGDEDFGAFVTEVFGRVDAFLLGRRTYEIFAGYWPKMTDPADPIASRLNALPKYVASRTLTRADWTGTEIIGRDDLVKDVTALKERPGRELQLHGSAGLAQSLLAHDLIDTLHLLTFPVALGTGRRLFAEGGLPTAFRHTGSRTTSKGVAINSYDREGRPEYGSY from the coding sequence ATGAAGATCACGCTCACGCAGTTCCAGACCCTCGACGGCGTCATCCAGGCCCCGGGCGGCCCCGACGAGGACACCAGCGACGGCTTCGAGCACGGCGGCTGGTCCGTGCCGTACGGCGACGAGGACTTCGGCGCCTTCGTCACCGAGGTGTTCGGCCGGGTGGACGCCTTCCTCCTGGGCAGGCGCACGTACGAGATCTTCGCGGGGTACTGGCCGAAGATGACCGACCCCGCCGACCCGATCGCCTCCCGGCTCAACGCGCTGCCCAAGTACGTGGCCAGCCGCACGCTGACCCGCGCCGACTGGACGGGCACCGAGATCATCGGCCGTGACGACCTGGTCAAGGACGTCACGGCGCTCAAGGAACGGCCCGGCCGCGAACTCCAGCTGCACGGCAGCGCGGGCCTCGCGCAGAGCCTGCTCGCGCACGACCTGATCGACACGCTGCACCTGCTGACGTTCCCGGTGGCCCTCGGCACCGGCAGGCGCCTGTTCGCCGAGGGCGGCCTGCCGACGGCGTTCCGGCACACGGGCTCCCGTACGACGTCCAAGGGCGTCGCGATCAACTCGTACGACCGCGAAGGGCGTCCGGAGTACGGGAGTTACTAG
- a CDS encoding ribonuclease has product MRIPPRITRLASVSALAAALLVGGSVTGVANAAPAAAPAAVGPAAYSVAAIGDICYSKLPSQAHDTLDLIAKNGPFPYPQDGTVFQNREGILPKQGTGYYHEYTVKTPGSSNRGARRIVTGERSQEDYYTADHYRSFDLVDHSC; this is encoded by the coding sequence ATGCGAATCCCCCCACGGATCACCCGTCTCGCCAGTGTGTCCGCCCTCGCCGCCGCGCTCCTCGTCGGCGGCTCCGTCACCGGCGTCGCGAACGCCGCCCCCGCGGCGGCTCCGGCCGCCGTCGGCCCGGCCGCGTACTCGGTCGCCGCGATCGGCGACATCTGTTACTCGAAGCTGCCCTCGCAGGCGCACGACACCCTCGACCTGATAGCGAAGAACGGGCCGTTCCCGTACCCGCAGGACGGCACCGTCTTCCAGAACAGGGAGGGCATCCTGCCGAAGCAGGGCACCGGCTACTACCACGAGTACACGGTCAAGACCCCGGGCTCCTCGAACCGCGGCGCCCGGCGCATCGTCACCGGCGAGCGCAGCCAGGAGGACTACTACACGGCCGACCACTACCGGTCCTTCGACCTGGTCGACCACAGCTGCTGA